In Pseudoxanthomonas sp., one genomic interval encodes:
- a CDS encoding sigma-70 family RNA polymerase sigma factor — protein MAEHAIRALTRVFTDQAPALRGFFARRGANDEAEDLVQETYLRLLRAHQGEGERIANPEAYLYTVATNLAREQAARRQRSPVPLEDVEQVAALMTSPDGVEDATERVQRREHMQALLAGLPTRTRAVLVMQYRDGLTYRQIADRMGVSPHMVKKHVVRGLAVCRRAMGDAK, from the coding sequence TTGGCCGAACACGCGATCCGCGCGCTCACGCGCGTCTTCACCGACCAGGCGCCCGCGCTGCGCGGTTTCTTCGCGCGGCGTGGCGCCAACGACGAGGCCGAAGACCTGGTGCAGGAAACCTACCTGCGCCTGCTGCGCGCGCACCAGGGCGAGGGCGAGCGCATCGCCAATCCCGAGGCGTATCTCTACACCGTCGCCACCAACCTGGCGCGCGAACAGGCCGCGCGCCGCCAGCGCTCGCCGGTGCCCCTCGAAGACGTCGAGCAGGTGGCCGCACTGATGACCAGTCCCGACGGCGTCGAGGACGCGACCGAGCGCGTGCAGCGCCGCGAACACATGCAGGCGCTGCTCGCCGGCCTGCCCACGCGCACCCGCGCGGTGCTGGTCATGCAGTACCGCGACGGCCTGACCTACCGGCAGATCGCCGACCGCATGGGCGTGTCGCCGCACATGGTGAAGAAGCACGTCGTGCGCGGGCTGGCCGTGTGCCGGCGGGCGATGGGAGACGCGAAGTGA
- a CDS encoding FecR family protein, translating to MTAPVSGTTTPTEAAAQWHLLQREGALSEADQQRFMDWLVASPVHLREYLAMARVAAELGEAVRALPADAEVDAFIAGRRSGDNVVPLGRGRIAAAQTRRAPRRRWLPRVAVAAALLLSVATGLHVATPSPRLYAAPHGSPRVFALDDGTVLHLNAESEASVAYGLFRRQVALTRSQASFVVAPGRRPFSVQAAGLEVRDIGTTFDVSLQRDQARFGVTEGRIQVIDEGGAGRLLADLHAGQAARIAHADRRVSITREDADVLTAWWQGRIVFRDEPLRDVADRFNRMNRTRLHVDDSVAGALRLTGNLKANDLASLRAFLDEHPTLTTTTSNGEIRVRARHAPVSGTY from the coding sequence GTGACCGCCCCTGTCTCCGGCACCACGACGCCCACCGAGGCAGCCGCGCAGTGGCACCTGCTGCAGCGCGAAGGCGCGCTGAGTGAAGCCGACCAGCAGCGCTTCATGGACTGGCTGGTCGCCTCGCCCGTGCATCTGCGCGAATACCTCGCCATGGCCCGCGTGGCGGCGGAACTGGGCGAGGCCGTGCGCGCCCTGCCGGCGGATGCGGAGGTCGACGCGTTCATCGCCGGTCGCCGCAGCGGCGACAACGTCGTGCCGCTGGGACGCGGACGCATCGCGGCGGCACAGACACGGCGCGCGCCGCGGCGGCGCTGGCTTCCGCGCGTGGCGGTGGCGGCTGCGCTGCTGCTCAGCGTGGCCACCGGGCTGCACGTCGCCACGCCATCGCCGCGCCTCTACGCCGCGCCGCACGGCAGCCCGCGCGTATTCGCGCTGGACGACGGCACCGTGCTGCATCTGAATGCGGAAAGCGAGGCCTCGGTCGCGTACGGCCTGTTCCGCCGGCAGGTGGCACTGACGCGTAGCCAGGCCAGCTTCGTCGTCGCCCCCGGCCGGCGTCCCTTCAGCGTGCAGGCGGCCGGACTCGAAGTGCGCGACATCGGCACCACCTTCGATGTCTCGCTGCAGCGCGACCAGGCGCGCTTCGGCGTCACCGAAGGGCGCATCCAGGTGATCGACGAAGGCGGTGCGGGTCGCCTCCTGGCCGATCTCCACGCCGGACAGGCAGCGCGCATCGCGCATGCCGACCGCCGCGTGTCGATCACCCGCGAAGACGCCGACGTGCTCACCGCCTGGTGGCAGGGCCGCATCGTGTTCCGCGACGAACCGCTGCGCGACGTCGCCGACCGCTTCAACCGCATGAACCGCACGCGCCTGCACGTGGACGACAGCGTCGCCGGCGCGCTGCGCCTGACCGGCAACCTGAAGGCGAACGACCTCGCCTCGCTGCGCGCGTTCCTCGACGAACACCCCACGCTGACGACCACGACCAGCAACGGCGAGATCCGCGTGCGCGCGCGCCACGCGCCGGTATCCGGCACCTACTGA
- a CDS encoding TonB-dependent receptor, translating into MRRLLVLSIALALQATGVTAIAQQATVATDAIPPQSLDSALNALSRQTGLQFVYNAQAGNPRTRAVPAGLSSDQALARLLDGTGLRYRYLNAGTVTIEAAGATAPAAAPATPAAAPAPSVGAPSASAVDAQQLESIEVVGSYSRSLEQAVDIKRYNVGFSDSIVATDVADFPEQNLAEALQRMPGVTIERNKGMGSKVNVRGLPSEYTHVSINDLATASGSGGRDVEFDLFASEIIQQVTVQKSPTAADEEGGIAGSVKISTARPFDYSDRKLVFSAEGAHNSISEETDPKFAFLASDTWGDWGALVSFAHAQRTNRTDATSGINFRPMSRFLGASGTRGAQAEAVIERDTGWTIENRADTAESNLIVFQDKVGDRVYLNDQDKWGATASLQYRPSRTFSLTFDAMIGGYDTTEDEYDAAAYSASSRSTLETIHEYDDTTLSEYGMLVLRDVSYTATQHEFLSKERINKTDYGQYSLAMDWNNDRWDVEAMAGYSGAEKTLDYSNLKHVAYAPSRTRWTGRSGETIPSASSAGFDMYGSPERYLFEAYETTLEKIDDDKYAAKLDVTRKLDLPFLSALRSVQFGGRYTDRRKERQYGELKITGPGPGDTSWVNTRTLADSPLQAIGDIVPGGAYSVKDLDWRQVSNDFARGHFRYPGFSTPFDDAQYYRVDEEVAALYAMTNFDFILGRVPVTVNAGARYVDTSVTSFGYHPVQNPDGSTGYTDTPISSDGGYTDVLPSFNLTAELADGLLLRAAGSETLIRPALTDVAYKRTASWSSFRFTDGNPDLKPTYAKQWEIGLEKYLDNGGLLAASYFRKKIDGVVVNALTGVVEDVAVYNANGTLNGYYDFDVYQPVNADGSYDVDGIELIANLPLATFHSALDGFGINANYTMLDSSLAGESDLGIRTPMPGLSEKTWNFTAYYENARFDARVSYNHKDEYVESIGYNMYPIWRDAYGQLDVSIGYRISDHLKLSLKGINLTDEATTGYTMDPSFPTMYEKSGRRISLGLRADF; encoded by the coding sequence ATGCGCCGACTCCTTGTCCTTTCCATCGCCCTCGCCCTGCAGGCCACGGGCGTCACCGCGATCGCCCAGCAGGCGACCGTCGCCACCGACGCCATCCCGCCGCAGTCGCTCGACAGTGCGCTCAACGCGCTGTCCCGGCAGACCGGGCTGCAGTTCGTCTACAACGCGCAGGCCGGCAATCCGCGCACGCGCGCCGTGCCCGCCGGGCTGTCGTCCGACCAGGCACTCGCCCGACTGCTCGACGGCACCGGCCTGCGCTACCGCTATCTCAACGCCGGCACGGTGACCATCGAAGCCGCCGGCGCCACCGCTCCGGCCGCCGCACCGGCCACGCCCGCAGCGGCGCCTGCCCCGTCGGTCGGTGCGCCGTCGGCCTCGGCCGTCGATGCGCAGCAGCTGGAAAGCATCGAAGTGGTCGGCAGCTACAGCCGCAGCCTGGAGCAGGCCGTGGACATCAAGCGCTACAACGTCGGCTTCTCCGATTCCATCGTCGCCACCGACGTGGCCGACTTTCCCGAGCAGAACCTCGCCGAGGCGCTGCAGCGCATGCCCGGCGTGACCATCGAGCGCAACAAGGGCATGGGCAGCAAGGTCAACGTGCGCGGGCTTCCGTCCGAGTACACCCATGTGTCGATCAACGACCTGGCCACCGCCTCCGGCAGCGGCGGACGCGATGTCGAATTCGACCTGTTCGCCTCCGAGATCATCCAGCAGGTCACCGTGCAGAAGTCGCCGACCGCGGCGGACGAGGAAGGCGGCATCGCCGGTTCGGTGAAGATCTCCACCGCGCGCCCGTTCGACTACAGCGACCGCAAGCTGGTGTTCTCCGCCGAAGGCGCGCACAACTCGATCTCCGAAGAGACCGATCCGAAGTTCGCCTTCCTCGCCAGCGACACCTGGGGCGACTGGGGCGCCCTGGTCTCGTTCGCGCATGCGCAGCGCACCAACCGCACCGACGCCACGTCCGGCATCAACTTCCGTCCGATGTCGCGCTTCCTGGGCGCGTCCGGCACGCGCGGCGCGCAGGCCGAGGCAGTGATCGAACGCGATACCGGATGGACCATCGAAAACCGCGCCGATACCGCCGAGAGCAACCTGATCGTGTTCCAGGACAAGGTGGGCGACCGCGTCTACCTCAACGACCAGGACAAGTGGGGCGCGACCGCCTCGCTGCAGTACAGGCCCAGCCGCACCTTCAGCCTGACCTTCGACGCCATGATCGGCGGCTACGACACCACCGAGGACGAGTACGACGCGGCCGCCTATTCCGCCTCCAGCCGCAGCACGCTGGAGACGATCCACGAATACGACGACACCACGCTGTCCGAGTACGGCATGCTGGTGCTGCGCGACGTGTCCTACACGGCCACCCAGCACGAGTTCCTCAGCAAGGAGCGCATCAACAAGACCGACTACGGCCAGTACAGCCTGGCCATGGACTGGAACAACGATCGCTGGGACGTCGAAGCGATGGCCGGTTACTCCGGCGCGGAGAAGACGCTGGACTATTCCAACCTGAAGCATGTCGCCTACGCGCCGTCGCGCACGCGCTGGACCGGCCGCAGCGGCGAGACCATCCCCAGCGCCAGCTCGGCCGGCTTCGACATGTACGGCTCGCCGGAGCGCTACCTGTTCGAGGCCTACGAGACCACGCTGGAGAAGATCGACGACGACAAGTACGCCGCCAAGCTGGACGTGACGCGCAAGCTGGACCTGCCGTTCCTCTCCGCACTGCGCAGCGTGCAGTTCGGCGGCCGCTACACCGACCGCCGCAAGGAACGCCAGTACGGCGAGCTGAAGATCACCGGCCCCGGCCCGGGTGATACCTCCTGGGTCAATACGCGCACGCTGGCCGACAGTCCGCTGCAGGCCATCGGCGACATCGTCCCGGGCGGCGCCTACAGCGTGAAGGACCTCGACTGGCGGCAGGTGTCGAACGACTTCGCCCGCGGCCATTTCCGCTATCCGGGCTTCTCCACGCCGTTCGACGACGCGCAGTACTACCGCGTGGACGAAGAGGTCGCCGCGCTGTACGCGATGACGAACTTCGACTTCATCCTCGGCCGCGTGCCGGTGACGGTGAACGCAGGCGCACGCTACGTGGATACGTCGGTCACCTCGTTCGGCTACCACCCGGTACAGAACCCGGACGGCAGCACCGGCTACACCGACACGCCCATCTCCAGCGACGGCGGCTATACCGACGTGCTGCCCAGCTTCAACCTGACCGCCGAGCTGGCCGACGGCCTGCTGCTGCGCGCCGCCGGCTCCGAGACGCTGATCCGCCCCGCCCTGACCGACGTGGCCTACAAGCGCACCGCCAGCTGGAGCTCGTTCCGCTTCACCGACGGCAACCCGGACCTCAAGCCCACCTACGCCAAGCAGTGGGAAATCGGCCTGGAGAAGTACCTGGACAACGGCGGCCTGCTGGCGGCGTCGTACTTCCGCAAGAAGATCGACGGCGTGGTGGTCAACGCGCTGACCGGCGTGGTCGAGGACGTGGCCGTCTACAACGCCAACGGCACGCTCAACGGCTACTACGACTTCGACGTCTACCAGCCGGTGAACGCCGACGGCTCGTACGATGTCGACGGCATCGAGCTGATCGCCAACCTGCCGCTGGCCACGTTCCACTCGGCACTCGACGGCTTCGGCATCAACGCCAACTACACGATGCTGGACAGTTCGCTGGCCGGCGAATCCGACCTGGGCATCCGCACGCCGATGCCCGGCCTGTCCGAGAAGACCTGGAACTTCACCGCCTACTACGAGAACGCACGCTTCGACGCCCGCGTGTCCTACAACCACAAGGACGAGTACGTGGAGTCGATCGGCTACAACATGTATCCGATCTGGCGCGACGCCTACGGCCAGCTCGACGTCTCGATCGGCTACCGGATCAGCGACCACCTCAAGCTGAGCCTCAAGGGCATCAACCTGACCGACGAAGCGACCACCGGCTACACCATGGATCCGTCGTTCCCGACCATGTACGAGAAATCGGGCCGCCGCATCAGCCTGGGCCTGCGCGCCGATTTCTGA
- a CDS encoding pyridoxamine 5'-phosphate oxidase family protein codes for MHTPEELEKKLWKAIKSDRTMMIGLDGAEDGHTRPMTALLEHDGRGPLWIFTATDNLLAQRTQSPQRAVATFASMGHDLFASLQGSLVRDDDREVIDRLWNPFVAAWYEGGKDDPKLALLRFDAEHAEIWLNEHSLLAGVKMLLGVDPKEDYQDKVAEVNLRG; via the coding sequence ATGCATACGCCCGAAGAACTCGAAAAGAAGCTGTGGAAAGCGATCAAGTCCGACCGCACGATGATGATCGGCCTGGACGGCGCCGAAGACGGCCACACGCGGCCGATGACCGCCCTGCTGGAACACGACGGCCGCGGCCCGCTGTGGATCTTCACCGCCACCGACAACCTGCTGGCCCAGCGCACGCAGTCGCCGCAGCGCGCCGTCGCCACGTTCGCCTCGATGGGGCATGACCTCTTCGCAAGCCTGCAGGGCTCGCTGGTGCGCGACGACGACCGCGAGGTGATCGACCGCCTCTGGAATCCCTTCGTCGCCGCCTGGTACGAAGGCGGCAAGGACGATCCGAAGCTCGCGCTGCTGCGCTTCGACGCCGAACACGCGGAAATCTGGCTCAACGAACACAGCCTGCTCGCCGGCGTAAAGATGCTGCTCGGCGTGGACCCGAAAGAGGACTACCAGGACAAGGTGGCGGAAGTGAATCTGCGCGGTTGA
- a CDS encoding glycine zipper 2TM domain-containing protein — protein MNTSRYLLSLSLMSVMSAAAAQTYGPQDEGRRFSDGSRIECRNVEVQKNSRDPNRVAGTAIGAVVGGLLGNQVGSGNGRKVATVGGAVAGGAIGRKVQGNSQETKGDRIVERRCERVYR, from the coding sequence ATGAATACCTCCCGCTACCTGCTTTCGCTCAGCCTGATGTCGGTGATGTCGGCCGCCGCGGCGCAGACCTACGGTCCGCAGGATGAAGGCCGCCGTTTCAGCGACGGCAGCAGGATCGAGTGCCGCAACGTGGAAGTGCAGAAGAACAGCCGCGATCCCAACCGTGTGGCCGGCACCGCCATCGGTGCCGTCGTCGGCGGCCTGCTCGGCAACCAGGTGGGCAGCGGCAACGGCAGGAAGGTCGCCACCGTCGGCGGCGCCGTGGCCGGTGGCGCTATCGGCCGCAAGGTGCAGGGCAACAGTCAGGAAACCAAGGGCGACCGCATCGTCGAGCGCCGCTGCGAACGCGTCTACCGCTGA
- a CDS encoding thioredoxin family protein codes for MSDHADSLPVEPTRAAVDALPGTLLLEFGASWCGHCQAAQPVIQDWLTDTGGITHLKIEDGKGRPLGRSFAVKLWPTLVLLDGVRELARVVRPTRASDLAPLRLALQATQGRATR; via the coding sequence ATGAGCGACCATGCGGACTCTCTGCCCGTGGAGCCCACGCGTGCGGCGGTGGACGCGTTGCCTGGTACGCTGCTGCTGGAATTCGGCGCGTCCTGGTGCGGACATTGCCAGGCGGCGCAGCCGGTCATCCAGGACTGGCTGACGGACACCGGCGGCATCACCCACCTCAAGATCGAGGACGGCAAGGGACGGCCGCTGGGCCGCAGTTTCGCGGTGAAACTGTGGCCCACGCTGGTGCTGCTCGACGGCGTTCGGGAACTCGCGCGCGTGGTGCGGCCCACGCGGGCATCCGACCTCGCGCCGTTGCGCCTCGCGCTGCAGGCGACGCAAGGCCGCGCGACGCGCTGA
- a CDS encoding host attachment family protein: MTSLPSDALVVIADGQGARLFRNRGEDGAVALHQVDLLELMNMNDDGPAGSMPGESSSRQIDEATFAKQLAQGLNDSALKQRYAHLVLVADPVTLGRVRPLLHKETTQRLIAEIGKDLTNSRLDAIEQALAAA, from the coding sequence ATGACGTCATTGCCCTCCGATGCCCTGGTGGTGATTGCCGACGGACAGGGTGCGCGGCTCTTCCGCAACCGTGGCGAAGACGGCGCGGTCGCGCTGCATCAGGTCGACCTGCTGGAACTGATGAACATGAACGACGACGGCCCGGCCGGCAGCATGCCCGGCGAATCCTCGAGCCGGCAGATCGATGAGGCCACCTTCGCCAAGCAACTGGCGCAGGGACTGAACGACAGCGCGCTGAAGCAACGCTATGCGCACCTGGTCCTGGTCGCCGATCCGGTCACGCTGGGGCGCGTACGTCCGCTCCTGCACAAGGAAACCACGCAGCGCCTGATCGCCGAGATCGGCAAGGATCTGACCAACAGCCGGCTGGACGCGATCGAACAGGCGCTCGCCGCGGCATGA
- a CDS encoding HAMP domain-containing sensor histidine kinase, whose translation MRLADFIQNNMQRILDDAVEFALTQAPAGADLNLKRLRNDIPLILREIVADLRTPQSPAQQRAKAQGLAPVSAGPESAATSHGRSRADDGFGVNQMIAEYRALRASVLRLWAADDDWVTTAIDDMIRFNEAIDQAVAESLAAFSRTVESWRDVFLGALGHDLRGPLTAVVGTADLLVDSTRDTPHARLAERILNGGVQLSRLVDGLLDYSKSALGAGMTLHRVPCDLGEAIAEEVELLRTTLQDAPITLHVQGDTRSHVDDARLREAVHNLVTNAVKYGDDGEIRVTVEGDGDRTCIAVSNAGDPLSTDALNALFDPLRRGSNAASKGEHTSLGLGLFIVREIATAHGGDVTARVEDGRTLFVITLPRQDVRMALQA comes from the coding sequence ATGCGACTTGCCGATTTCATCCAGAACAACATGCAACGGATCCTCGACGATGCCGTGGAGTTCGCGCTCACCCAGGCGCCGGCCGGCGCCGACCTCAACCTCAAGCGCCTGCGCAACGACATCCCGCTGATCCTGCGCGAGATCGTCGCCGACCTGCGCACCCCGCAGAGTCCGGCGCAGCAGCGCGCCAAGGCGCAGGGCCTGGCGCCCGTGTCCGCCGGCCCGGAATCCGCCGCCACCAGCCACGGCCGCAGCCGCGCCGACGACGGCTTCGGCGTCAACCAGATGATCGCCGAGTACCGCGCGCTGCGCGCCTCGGTGCTGCGCCTGTGGGCGGCCGACGACGACTGGGTCACCACCGCCATCGACGACATGATCCGGTTCAACGAGGCCATCGACCAGGCCGTGGCCGAATCGCTGGCAGCGTTCTCACGCACGGTGGAATCGTGGCGCGACGTGTTCCTGGGCGCGCTCGGCCACGATCTGCGCGGACCGCTCACCGCGGTGGTCGGCACCGCCGACCTGCTGGTGGACAGCACCCGCGACACCCCGCACGCGCGGCTCGCCGAGCGCATCCTCAACGGCGGCGTGCAGCTGAGCCGCCTGGTCGACGGCCTGCTCGACTACAGCAAGAGCGCCCTCGGCGCCGGCATGACCCTGCACCGCGTCCCCTGCGACCTGGGCGAAGCGATCGCCGAGGAAGTCGAACTGCTGCGCACCACGCTGCAGGACGCGCCCATCACCCTGCACGTGCAGGGCGACACCCGCAGCCACGTCGACGACGCCCGCCTGCGAGAGGCCGTGCACAACCTGGTCACCAACGCGGTGAAGTACGGCGACGACGGCGAGATCCGCGTCACCGTGGAAGGCGATGGCGACCGCACCTGCATCGCCGTGAGCAACGCCGGCGACCCCCTCTCCACCGACGCCCTCAACGCCCTGTTCGACCCCCTGCGCCGCGGCTCCAACGCCGCCAGCAAGGGCGAACACACCAGCCTGGGCCTGGGACTGTTCATCGTCCGCGAAATCGCCACCGCCCACGGCGGCGACGTCACCGCCCGCGTCGAAGACGGCAGGACCCTCTTCGTCATCACCCTCCCGCGCCAGGACGTGCGGATGGCGCTGCAGGCGTGA
- a CDS encoding response regulator, translating to MTTPDPAPRVFIVEDESMLVMLLEDLLPTLGYEIAGSAGSVEQALADLDGTQVDLAVVDVNLAGTPSFPVADALRERGIPFLFTTGYGQQGLPERFADAAVLAKPFRRKDIEDALARVRAAA from the coding sequence ATGACCACCCCCGACCCCGCACCGCGTGTCTTCATCGTGGAAGACGAATCCATGCTGGTGATGCTGCTGGAAGACCTGCTGCCCACGCTGGGCTACGAGATCGCCGGCAGTGCGGGCTCGGTCGAACAGGCCCTGGCCGATCTTGACGGCACGCAGGTCGATCTGGCCGTCGTGGACGTCAATCTCGCCGGCACGCCGTCGTTCCCGGTCGCCGATGCCCTGCGCGAGCGCGGCATCCCGTTCCTGTTCACCACCGGCTACGGCCAGCAGGGGCTGCCCGAGCGCTTCGCCGATGCCGCCGTGCTGGCCAAGCCGTTCCGCCGCAAGGACATCGAAGACGCGCTGGCGCGCGTGCGCGCCGCGGCGTAA
- a CDS encoding sensor histidine kinase, translating into MDNSLMAGGSHAPAEQRVRLYETLLQTTPDLVYMWDLQHRFTYANAALLAMWGKTWDEAIGRNCLELGYEPWHAAMHDREIEQVIATRLPVRGDVPFNGTNGRRIYDYLLVPVIGPDGTVEAVAGTTRDVTERKLHEEARRHSEERLAAMVDATSDVVYRTNQDWSAVDVVGGGQLLGRHGTLTPDWLDVLVHPDDRDLVADAIARARATQTTFSAEHRVRNQHGEWSWVASRAVPIRPIGGEVTEWFGAATDITARRQHEERQRLLLHELNHRVKNTLAIVQSIALQTLRNADDIGAACDRFEARLHALAQAHDVLTRREWEHAPLQDIVRTAIAPCLVDDEDRFDIDGPDMQLDPQRALALSMALHELCTNAMKYGALSARPGRVRIHWRADTVQGRRMLVLSWQEIDGPPVAAPSHRGFGSRLIERGLRHDLRGDVALDFDSAGVSCRITAPIPEQGMAA; encoded by the coding sequence ATGGACAACTCCTTGATGGCAGGCGGCTCGCACGCGCCCGCCGAGCAGCGTGTCCGCCTGTACGAAACCCTGCTGCAGACCACGCCCGACCTGGTCTACATGTGGGACCTGCAGCACCGCTTCACCTATGCCAACGCTGCCCTGCTGGCCATGTGGGGCAAGACCTGGGACGAAGCGATCGGCAGGAACTGCCTGGAACTGGGGTACGAACCCTGGCACGCGGCCATGCACGACCGCGAGATCGAACAGGTCATCGCCACCCGCCTGCCCGTGCGCGGCGACGTACCGTTCAACGGCACCAACGGCCGCCGCATCTACGACTACCTGCTGGTGCCGGTGATCGGCCCCGACGGCACCGTCGAAGCCGTCGCCGGCACCACCCGCGACGTCACCGAACGCAAGCTGCACGAAGAAGCCCGCCGCCACAGCGAGGAACGCCTGGCCGCGATGGTCGATGCCACCTCCGACGTGGTCTACCGCACCAACCAGGACTGGAGCGCCGTCGATGTGGTGGGCGGCGGCCAGCTGCTGGGCCGCCACGGCACCCTGACGCCGGACTGGCTGGATGTGCTGGTCCACCCCGACGACCGCGACCTGGTGGCCGACGCCATCGCCCGCGCCCGCGCCACCCAGACCACCTTCAGCGCCGAACACCGCGTGCGCAACCAGCACGGCGAGTGGTCGTGGGTGGCCTCGCGCGCCGTGCCCATCCGCCCCATCGGCGGCGAGGTGACCGAGTGGTTCGGCGCCGCCACCGATATCACCGCGCGCCGCCAGCACGAAGAACGGCAGCGCCTGCTGCTCCACGAGCTCAACCACCGGGTCAAGAACACCCTGGCCATCGTGCAGTCCATCGCGCTGCAGACCCTGCGCAACGCCGACGACATCGGCGCGGCGTGCGACCGCTTCGAGGCGCGCCTGCACGCGCTGGCGCAGGCGCACGACGTGCTGACCCGCCGGGAGTGGGAACACGCGCCCCTGCAGGACATCGTGCGTACCGCCATCGCGCCGTGCCTGGTGGACGACGAGGACCGCTTCGACATCGACGGACCGGACATGCAGCTGGACCCGCAACGCGCGCTGGCGCTGTCGATGGCGCTGCACGAGCTGTGCACCAACGCCATGAAGTACGGCGCGCTGTCCGCACGGCCGGGACGCGTGCGCATCCACTGGCGCGCCGACACCGTGCAGGGCCGGCGCATGCTGGTATTGTCCTGGCAGGAAATCGACGGCCCGCCGGTGGCGGCCCCGTCGCATCGCGGCTTCGGCTCGCGCCTGATCGAGCGCGGCCTGCGCCACGACCTGCGCGGCGATGTCGCCCTCGATTTCGACAGCGCCGGCGTGAGCTGCCGGATCACCGCCCCTATACCCGAGCAAGGAATGGCCGCATGA